A portion of the Punica granatum isolate Tunisia-2019 chromosome 7, ASM765513v2, whole genome shotgun sequence genome contains these proteins:
- the LOC116215361 gene encoding cytochrome P450 81E8-like — protein sequence MEFNFLQLLLSLPFLVLVLRLLSHKLPRNKKNLPPSPPSLPIIGHLHYLKNPIHQTFRSLADKYGPVLFLQFGAQPTVIVSSLQVAEECFTKNDIVLANRPNRTGGKYFGYNFTTILASPYGDHWRNLRKVSAIEIFSTHRLNLLMGIRRDEIRRLVRKLSLASLREFNLVELRSKLTELTFNIMMRMVAGKRYFGDDVVDDEESKEFRSIVKEVVKNGGATNPGEFVPILRWMGYGFNKRMVGLFRKTDAFLQGLIDEHRRKKIDGSEIKNTMIDHLLSLQESDPDYYTDQIIKGLIMVMLLAGTDTSSVTLEWALSYLLNHPDVLEKAKNEIDAHIGQDHLIDEPDISRLHYLQNIISETLRLKPAAPLLVPHRASEDCQIGGYHVPRNSMVLVNAWAIHRDPTLWDDPTSFKPERFEAGPGEINKEAHKLMMPFGLGRRACPGAPLAQRVVGLTLGSLIQCFDWKRVSGEPVDLSEGKGVTMPKAVPLEAMCRVRTVIDRVLSEE from the exons ATGGAATTCAATTTTCTTCAGCTGCTCctttctcttcccttcctcGTCCTTGTCCTGCGCTTGTTGTCCCATAAGCTTCCAAGGAACAAGAAGAACCTTCCTCCAAGCCCCCCTTCTCTCCCCATCATTGGCCATCTCCACTACCTCAAAAACCCTATCCACCAGACCTTCCGCTCCCTCGCTGACAAGTACGGCCCCGTGCTCTTCCTCCAGTTCGGCGCCCAGCCGACGGTCATCGTCTCGTCCCTGCAGGTGGCCGAGGAGTGCTTCACCAAGAATGACATCGTGTTGGCGAACCGCCCCAACAGGACCGGTGGGAAGTACTTCGGGTACAACTTCACCACCATCCTGGCGTCCCCTTACGGCGACCACTGGAGGAACCTGCGAAAGGTCAGCGCCATCGAGATCTTTTCGACCCACCGCCTCAACTTGCTGATGGGGATCCGGAGGGACGAGATCAGGAGGCTGGTCCGGAAGCTGTCCCTTGCATCCCTGCGGGAGTTCAACCTGGTGGAGCTCAGGTCAAAGCTGACCGAGCTCACGTTCAATATCATGATGAGAATGGTGGCGGGGAAGCGGTATTTCGGAGACGACGTGGTCGATGACGAGGAGTCAAAAGAGTTCAGGTCTATCGTCAAGGAAGTAGTTAAGAACGGCGGGGCCACAAACCCGGGCGAGTTTGTGCCCATCCTGAGGTGGATGGGCTACGGGTTTAATAAGAGGATGGTCGGGCTCTTTAGGAAGACCGACGCGTTCTTGCAGGGCTTGATCGATGAACACCGACGAAAGAAAATCGACGGCTCAGAGATCAAGAACACAATGATCGATCATCTACTCAGCTTGCAAGAATCAGACCCGGACTACTACACGGATCAAATCATCAAAGGGCTCATAATG GTCATGTTGCTAGCAGGGACCGACACTTCGTCGGTTACCCTGGAATGGGCACTGTCCTATCTGCTGAATCACCCGGATGTGCTTGAGAAGGCAAAGAACGAGATAGATGCACATATTGGTCAAGATCACTTGATCGACGAACCGGATATCTCGAGGCTGCATTACCTCCAGAACATAATCTCTGAGACCCTCCGACTGAAGCCGGCAGCCCCGCTCTTAGTACCCCACCGTGCATCTGAGGACTGCCAGATAGGAGGGTACCATGTGCCGCGCAACTCAATGGTTCTAGTCAATGCCTGGGCCATCCACAGGGACCCCACACTGTGGGACGACCCTACCAGTTTCAAGCCAGAGAGGTTCGAGGCGGGACCAGGAGAAATCAATAAAGAAGCTCACAAGCTGATGATGCCATTCGGGCTCGGGAGGAGGGCCTGCCCTGGTGCACCCCTGGCTCAGCGCGTGGTGGGCCTGACCTTGGGGTCGCTGATTCAGTGCTTCGACTGGAAAAGGGTGAGTGGGGAACCGGTCGACCTGAGTGAAGGCAAAGGCGTGACCATGCCTAAGGCAGTGCCACTGGAAGCAATGTGCAGAGTTCGCACAGTCATAGACAGGGTGCTTTCCGAAGAATGA
- the LOC116214455 gene encoding pentatricopeptide repeat-containing protein At1g63330-like, translating to MGPPAIIMTEAKFLFAHSTSFRSVFDSATKVLGWDFQFIKFRESNEILPFFSLSPSPSFLSSVKLIASVAHFLVSRSLSSLCRACGYDGAEAEKMCFLLSFRCFSGPNLPLSSPCCRDFCTKTAISEVKKAELFLDEVRYRCKNGGFRNLDEALSCFEVMIRIRPLPSPAHFTLLLGVIGRMGHHAAAIGLIKKMNDAGNNYNVHSFNIWMNCLCRLKRVDHGFAVMGSMLKLGFKPNVVTLTTLVNGLCIVGKLSRAVELVDVMEDRGFEPDAVTYGAIIKGLVRTGKTSLALGLLEKWEGRRSCGVNVVTYGTVLKGLCKEGRLMEALKLFHRMIDQGVQPDVVTYTTLIQARCFERQWEEVELLLKEMTQRGITPNVRTFSTILDAFRKDGMLFEAESTLDAMIRRGIEPTVVAYSSLIAGYSLQNRMDDAENIFRLMVERGCSPDVVTYSTLVDGYCKGKRMDKAVIVYREMLHKGLVPNVVTYSTLISGFCHIDNLRAAEELFKEMEDAGHPPNLQTYAILLDGYCKHGDLNKAVALYRQMEEQGVNPSIIIYNILINGMCNNGKLEDAKRFFRTLLGKGCQPDVVMFNTLINGLCKEGHVYEAYKLLQEMGESGCSPDSATYNILIRASLKNNEERAALELIRKMRGSGFAVESSTMELLLDDRLDPNILECIKRASIKLLSLLYCFFRKPKGYI from the exons atggggccgccggcaATTATAATGACAGAGGCAAAGTTTCTCTTTGCCCATAGTACAAGTTTTAGAAGCGTTTTTGACAGTGCAACCAAAGTTTTGGGATGGGATTTTCAGTTTATAAAGTTTAGGGAGTCGAATGagattttgccctttttttccctctctccTTCACCTTCGTTCCTCAGCTCAGTTAAGCTGATAGCCAGTGTCGCACATTTCCTCGTCTCTCGATCACTCTCGTCACTCTGCCGAGCCTGCGGATATGATGGCGCTGAGGCTGAGAAGATGTGTTTCCTCCTTTCCTTCCGTTGCTTCAGCGG ACCTAATCTTCCCCTTTCGTCCCCCTGCTGTCGCGATTTCTGCACCAAAACTGCAATTTCTGAGGTGAAGAAGGCTGAGCTGTTCTTGGATGAAGTGAGGTACCGATGCAAGAACGGTGGATTTAGAAACCTCGACGAAGCATTGTCTTGTTTTGAGGTGATGATCAGAATCCGGCCCTTGCCTTCACCCGCTCATTTCACCCTGCTGTTGGGGGTCATTGGCCGGATGGGGCACCACGCTGCCGCCATTGGTTTAATCAAAAAGATGAATGATGCTGGTAATAACTATAACGTTCATAGTTTCAATATTTGGATGAACTGTTTATGCCGTTTGAAAAGGGTGGATCATGGTTTTGCTGTTATGGGCAGTATGCTCAAACTCGGCTTTAAACCAAACGTGGTGACCTTGACCACTCTGGTCAATGGGCTCTGCATTGTGGGAAAGCTTTCCAGAGCCGTGGAGTTAGTTGATGTTATGGAGGACAGAGGGTTCGAGCCCGATGCAGTCACGTATGGAGCGATAATTAAGGGCTTAGTTAGAACAGGCAAGACGTCTCTGGCCCTCGGGTTGCTTGAGAAGTGGGAGGGCAGAAGAAGCTGCGGGGTGAATGTTGTTACATACGGCACTGTACTCAAGGGTCTATGCAAGGAAGGACGGTTGATGGAGGCCTTGAAGCTCTTCCACAGGATGATTGATCAGGGTGTTCAACCCGATGTTGTCACATATACCACCTTGATTCAAGCTAGGTGCTTTGAAAGGCAATGGGAAGAGGTTGAATTGCTCTTAAAAGAAATGACTCAAAGGGGCATCACCCCAAATGTTCGAACCTTTAGCACAATACTAGATGCATTTCGTAAGGATGGGATGCTTTTTGAAGCAGAGTCCACTCTTGATGCTATGATTCGAAGAGGTATTGAGCCGACAGTTGTCGCGTACAGTTCTCTGATTGCTGGATACTCTCTCCAGAATAGAATGGATGATGCTGAGAATATATTTCGTTTGATGGTGGAAAGGGGCTGTTCCCCCGATGTTGTTACTTATAGCACACTGGTAGATGGATATTGCAAGGGGAAAAGAATGGACAAGGCAGTGATTGTGTATCGTGAAATGCTTCACAAGGGTTTGGTTCCAAATGTCGTGACATATAGCACTCTTATTAGTGGCTTCTGTCACATTGATAACTTGCGTGCTGCTGAGGAGCTTTTCAAGGAGATGGAAGATGCTGGTCATCCTCCAAACCTTCAAACGTATGCAATCCTCTTGGATGGATATTGTAAACACGGTGATCTCAATAAGGCAGTGGCGTTGTATCGACAAATGGAAGAGCAAGGGGTCAATCCCAGCATTATAATCTATAATATCCTCATAAACGGCATGTGCAATAATGGGAAACTTGAAGATGCCAAGAGATTCTTTAGAACCTTGCTCGGGAAAGGGTGTCAACCTGACGTCGTGATGTTTAACACTCTCATAAACGGATTATGTAAGGAAGGCCATGTTTACGAGGCCTATAAGTTGCTCCAAGAAATGGGAGAGAGCGGATGTTCTCCGGATTCTGCCACTTATAACATTCTAATTAGGGCTTCTCTTAAGAACAATGAAGAGAGGGCTGCCCTAGAGCTTATCCGGAAAATGCGTGGTAGCGGCTTTGCCGTAGAATCCTCGACAATGGAATTGCTCTTAGATGATAGATTAGATCCGAACATTCTAGAATGCATAAAAAGAGCTTCCATAAAACTCCTTTCTCTACTTTATTGTTTTTTCCGGAAACCAAAGGGATATATTTGA